The DNA region ACGGCTCGGTGCTCCTCGCCGCGGGGGAGCCGGAGGCCGCGTGCGCCGCCCTGCGCCGTGCGTGGGTCGCCTGGCACGAGGTCGGCGCTCCGTACGAGACGGCACGCGCACGAGTGCAGCTCGCTCGGGCGTGCCGTCGGCTCGGCGACCACGACACGGCCGCGATGGAGCTGGAGGCCGCCCACCGGGTCTTCGAGCGGCTCGGCGCGGCACCGGCGCTGGAGGAGGCGCGGCAGCTCATGGACCGGGCGGGCCCGGCCTCGTACGCGTATCCCCGAGGCCTGACCCCGCGCGAGGTCGAGGTGCTCCGCCTGGTCGCGACCGGCGCGTCGAACCGCGAGATCGCGGACAGTCTCGTCATCAGCGACAAGACGGTCGCCCGGCACGTGAGCAACATGTTCAGCAAGCTGGGTGTCTCCTCGCGGGCCGCCGCCACCGCGTACGCCTACGAGCACGACCTCGTCCAGGGGTGAGGCCACTACACAGGAATACCCACGCGGCGCGTGTCGGCCGAGTTGGTTGATGTGCCCGATGCGGACACCGCCGCCGGAGACGGACTCTCTCCTTGGAAGCCTCGCAGGCCCCGCGGGCCTGGCGGGCACGGAGGAAGGAGGCCGTGATGAGCACGCGGACCAAGGCGACACGCGCGGAGACGTCTGCCGGTCGGCAGGCGCGCGACCGGCTTCTCGCCGCGATGCCGATGACGGAGCGGCGGATCGAGCTGGGGACGGTGTCCACCGCCGTCCTGGAGGGCGGGGACGGCCGGCCCGTCGTGCTGCTGCACGGCCAGGGCGAGTTCGCCGCCGTCTGGATCAACGTGATCCCCGACCTGGTCAGGACGCACCGGGTGATCGTTCCCGACCTGCCCGGCCACGGCGCCTCGGAGGTGCGCGAGGGCCGGCTCGACGCCGAAACGGTCCTGACCTGGCTCGACGAGCTGATCGACCAGACCTGCCAAGGAAGGCCGCCCGTGCTGGTCGGCCACCTGCTGGGAGGCGCGATCGCCGCCCGGTACGCGGTGCGCCACGGCGACCGCCTCGCCCACCTGGTGCTGGTCGACACGATGGGTCTGGGCTGGTTCCGGCCGGCGCCGAGCTTCGCGGTGCCCATGATGGGCTTCGTCGCCCGCCCGACCCCGAAGAGCCGGGACCGTCTGTTCCACCGGTGCTTCCTCGACATGGACCGGGTGGGCGAGCAGGCCGGAGAGCAATGGGAGCCGCTCCTCGACTACGCCCTGGACCGGGCCCGCACACCGAGCGTGCAGGCGGCGATGCGCGGCATCATCCCGCGTGTCGGCGTGCCGCCGATCCCGTCCGGCGATCTCACCGGAATCAGGGTTCCCACCGACCTGATCCACGGCCGGTACGACCTCCAGGTACGGCTGCGGGCGGCGGAGGCGGCGAGCGCCCGGTACGGCTGGCCGCTGCATGTCATCGAGGACTGCCGGGACGATCCCGCCGCCGAGCAGCCGGAGGCCTTCCTCGACGCGCTGCGCGCGGCGCTGGGGACATCGGGAGAGGAGCAGTCGACATGAGCACGAGCACGTTCGAGATCACCGGACTCGACGGCGGGCGCGTCGGCCTGACCTCGGCTCGGATCGAGCAGCTCGGCACCCGGCTCGACGGGCCGGTGCTCATGGCCGGGGACGAGGGCTGGGACGAGGCCGTCCTGCTCTGGAACGCCATGGTCACGGCCAGGCCCTCGCTCGTCGTCCAGCCGCTCTCGGCCCGGGACGTGGCCACGGCCGTCCGGTTCGCCGCCGACCACGGCCTGTTGCTGAGCGTCAAGGGCGGAGGCCACAACATCGCCGGCACGGCACTCGCCGACGGCGGGCTGACCCTCGACATGTCCCGGATGAAGGAGGTCATCGTGGACCCGGCGGCCCGCCTCGCGCGCGCCGGTCCCGGATGCCTGCTGAAGGACGTCGACGGGGCCACCCAGCGGTACGGTCTGGCGACGGTGCTCGGGTTCGTGTCCGAGACGGGGGTCGCCGGCCTGACCCTCGGCGGCGGATTCGGCTACCTGACCCGCCGGTTCGGCTGGGCGGCCGACAACCTGGAGGAGGTCGAGATCGTCACGGCGGACGGCGCGACCAGGACCGCGAGCCGGGTGGAGAACCCGGACCTGTTCTGGGCGGTCCGCGGCGGCGGTGGCAACTTCGGCGTCGTCACCCGCTTCACCTTCCGGTTGCACGAGGTCGGCCCCGTCATCACCGGAGGCCTGGCGGCCTGGAGCATCGACCGGGCGGACGAGGTCCTCGCGGCGTACCGGGAACTCACCGAGTCCGCTCCCCGCGAGCTGACGGCGGTGGCGATCGTCCGGCTCGCACCGCCCGCGCCGTTCGTCCCGGAGGCGTGGCACCTCAAGCCCGTCGTCGGGCTGCTCGTGTGCCACAGCGGCGCGAACGCCGAAGCCGACCTCGCGCCGCTGCGTGGCCTGGGAGAGCCGATCTTCAATCTGATCGGCGAGAAGCCGTACGCGGCCCAGCAGTCGATGCTCGACGCGATGGAGCCGAAGGGCCTGAACCAGTACTGGAAGGCCGAGTTCCTCCCCGGCCTGCCGGGCGAGTACCTTCCCGTGTTCCGGGACGCGGCGCTGGAGGTCTGTTCTCCCCTGTCCTTCTCCGTCGTCTTCCACCTCGCCGGTGCGCTGAACGAGGCCGCCGACGACGGTGGAGCGGTCGGCAACCGGGAAGCCCGGTTCATCAGCGGCTTCTCCGGAGTCTGGCCCCCGGGGACCGACGGCGAGGGGACCGTGGCCGCCGTCCGCAAGGGATGGGAGAGCATCCGTCCGTTCTCGACCGGCGGGAACTACGTCAACTTCCAGCTGGCCGAGGACGACGACGCCAGAACCGCCGACGCGTACCGGGGCACCTACGAGCGTCTTCGCCGGATCAAGGCGGCATACGACCCGGACAATGTCTTCCGCGTCAACCGCAACATCCGGCCGGGCAGATGAAGGATCAGCGATGAGCGCCGTCGACAACGGGCTCGACATGTACGCCGCCTGCGCGGCGGCGTACATGGACCGCGACCCTCCGCGGCCGCCGAGGGAGCAGGTTGCGCGAGGTCCGGTAACGCGCTTCGGCGCTCAAACCGGCGATCATGCCGCACGCCAGGAGGTCGTACGGGCCGAGGCTTTCAACCGAGCCAGTGGCGCCAGCGGGCGGCCGGCGGCTCGCAGCGCCCCGAAGCCACCATGTCCCGATAGGTGCGCTCCCTCAATTCGTCCCAGGTCACTTCCTCCCCGTTCACGGGAAGCGGCCGACCGTCGGCGTCGGTCAATGCGGAGACGGCGACCTTGCAGTCGGGAGAACGAACGGTCCGGGTGCCGTACCACGTGAACGAGGCGAGGGCGACGACGCAACAGGCCAGCAGTATTCGCGCGGGACGGGAGTGCTTCACCCGGCACATCGTAGACACCGGTACGGCGGTGATCGGCGTCCGGCGTCGCGCACGCGCGCGGAGGGGCGGACCCCAAGGCCCTGGATGATCCAGGGCCTTGGGTGCGGTCCGGGCTACTTCGGCGCTGTCGAGGTCTGCAGCTGCCGGTCCGCCGTGCGGAGAAGGTCGCCGACCCGCCGCCAGGAGTCGATTCTGTGCCGTGCGCGGCGGGCACGTTCCTCCGGGTCCCGGACGAAGAGCGCCAGGAGGACCCCATGCAGCCCGCGATCCGCCGCCCACCCCCTCCGACGGGCTGGCGACGCCGCCTCGCCCGGCTCCCGATCCACCTCTTCCGCGGAGGCTGGGGACCCCTCTTCAGAGGGCGGCTGCTCCTGCTACCACGCGGTCACCGCACAGTTCCTCACACCGGCGGAGGGCGGCCGGCTCATGACCGACTACGCCCACCGACACCCCCGAGCCGCACGGGCGCTGTGCCGCTT from Streptomyces fradiae includes:
- a CDS encoding alpha/beta fold hydrolase — protein: MSTRTKATRAETSAGRQARDRLLAAMPMTERRIELGTVSTAVLEGGDGRPVVLLHGQGEFAAVWINVIPDLVRTHRVIVPDLPGHGASEVREGRLDAETVLTWLDELIDQTCQGRPPVLVGHLLGGAIAARYAVRHGDRLAHLVLVDTMGLGWFRPAPSFAVPMMGFVARPTPKSRDRLFHRCFLDMDRVGEQAGEQWEPLLDYALDRARTPSVQAAMRGIIPRVGVPPIPSGDLTGIRVPTDLIHGRYDLQVRLRAAEAASARYGWPLHVIEDCRDDPAAEQPEAFLDALRAALGTSGEEQST
- a CDS encoding FAD-binding oxidoreductase, whose amino-acid sequence is MSTSTFEITGLDGGRVGLTSARIEQLGTRLDGPVLMAGDEGWDEAVLLWNAMVTARPSLVVQPLSARDVATAVRFAADHGLLLSVKGGGHNIAGTALADGGLTLDMSRMKEVIVDPAARLARAGPGCLLKDVDGATQRYGLATVLGFVSETGVAGLTLGGGFGYLTRRFGWAADNLEEVEIVTADGATRTASRVENPDLFWAVRGGGGNFGVVTRFTFRLHEVGPVITGGLAAWSIDRADEVLAAYRELTESAPRELTAVAIVRLAPPAPFVPEAWHLKPVVGLLVCHSGANAEADLAPLRGLGEPIFNLIGEKPYAAQQSMLDAMEPKGLNQYWKAEFLPGLPGEYLPVFRDAALEVCSPLSFSVVFHLAGALNEAADDGGAVGNREARFISGFSGVWPPGTDGEGTVAAVRKGWESIRPFSTGGNYVNFQLAEDDDARTADAYRGTYERLRRIKAAYDPDNVFRVNRNIRPGR